The following proteins come from a genomic window of Aspergillus oryzae RIB40 DNA, chromosome 4:
- a CDS encoding uncharacterized protein (predicted protein), whose amino-acid sequence MKTILGFLLLPIFLRDRKKKISQFLRTATPDSVLSDLYTCLVRERVSSITPQDVFYASSIRDSLQAEPYWTIKSFHNHLARTHPDTTIPEAAIDVLWSCFCFYAYLPFSFAGAGDRKLHLPAFERGLILLPLQGTRLLGTIVDDFGPCWKRNEDPCSCRSRINRIFRSISLVNRQSSSDPRVARFDTFVTDDVIDAILLISPAHPLLNPSFEQLNPLAERFLERRPDQYHMKVNDLAALLCLMMRLRVNKPTWGRDFHYGSFEESCPEKEELANILARSFCLDQNEYLDPDAVFRALDILPNLEQCFHQLWATLFQPPTSTGIPDVETESSPDTTIDGILRAASLFIPPFQAHKRTELARNVELITFQKCYDSISQSLTDSLDLGHILQQTFHDDPSRLSHLVLFLGYQAQESEKVVVGAFFSSCTETHAAKEGKEPEKIGKSRIAPPLLLFQLQPSFSLFRWSGEDSMSSSQAYNSATGHTDHPNGIGDLNRSKVGMEIDSVTRQATFLRGTATATNRMSGGYEEVTRKYDGTETIDGDQQERKTIFTVTRIAIFNVDGGPNYDYPW is encoded by the exons ATGAAGACCATCTTGGGATTTCTATTGTTGCCCATATTCCtgagagatagaaagaagaaaatctccCAGTTTCTTCGTACCGCTACACCTG ACTCCGTTCTTTCAGACCTATATACCTGTCTTGTTCGGGAAAGAGTCTCATCCATCACACCACAAGACGTCTTCTACGCGTCTAGCATCCGGGACTCGCTCCAGGCGGAGCCTT ATTGGACGATAAAGAGTTTCCATAACCACCTTGCCAGAACTCATCCTGACACGACCATCCCAGAGGCAGCTATCGATGTCCTGTGGtcttgcttctgcttctaCGCCTATCTCCCGTTCTCATTCGCCGGTGCGGGCGACAGGAAGCTGCATTTACCAGCCTTTGAACGTGGGTTGattctgcttcctcttcaaggcACAAGGCTCCTCGGAACCATAGTGGATGATTTCGGTCCTTGCTGGAAACGGAACGAGGACCCTTGTAGCTGCCGGTCTAGGATTAATCGGATCTTCCGAAGCATCAGCCTAGTCAATCGTCAGTCAAGTTCAGATCCACGAGTCGCTCGCTTTGACACATTTGTCACCGACGATGTGATAGATGCTATACTTCTGATATCCCCTGCCCATCCTTTGCTAAATCCATCCTTTGAGCAGCTGAATCCACTGGCGGAACGTTTTCTCGAACGGAGACCAGACCAATATCATATGAAGGTCAACGACCTGGCTGCTCTACTCTGCCTGATGATGAGGCTACGAGTCAATAAACCGACCTGGGGCCGGGACTTCCATTACGGCTCCTTCGAGGAGTCCTGTCcggagaaagaagagttgGCTAATATCCTGGCCCGATCATTCTGTCTTGACCAGAATGAGTACCTGGACCCTGACGCAGTGTTCCGGGCTTTAGATATCTTG CCAAATCTAGAGCAATGCTTTCATCAGCTGTGGGCAACACTTTTTCAACCTCCCACGTCCACGGGGATACCAGACGTAGAAACCGAATCATCACCAGACACCACTATCGATGGGATTCTTCGAGCTGCATCATTGTTTATACCTCCGTTCCAGGCCCATAAAAGAACCGAATTGGCACGAAATGTCGAGTTGATTACATTTCAAAAATGCTATGACTCGATCTCCCAGAGCTTGACGGACAGCCTTGATCTGGGCCATATACTTCAGCAAACTTTCCATGACGATCCGAGTCGTCTGTCGcaccttgttcttttcctgggATATCAAGCTCAGGAGTCGGAAAAGGTAGTTGTGGGggctttcttctccagctgTACGGAGACCCATGCTgcaaaagagggaaaggagccGGAAAAGATAGGCAAATCGAGAATCGCCCCTCCTTTACTTCTATTTCAGCTTCAGCCAAGCTTCAGTCTGTTTCGATGGAGCGGAGAGGACAGCATGTCTTCGTCTCAAGCATACAACAGTGCTACGGGGCATACCGACCACCCTAATGGCATAGGGGATCTCAATCGATCGAAGGTGGGGATGGAAATTGACTCTGTCACAAGGCAGGCTACCTTTCTGCGAGGCACAGCTACCGCTACAAATCGCATGTCAGGCGGGTATGAAGAGGTAACTAGGAAGTATGACGGGACTGAGACCATTGATGGGGATCAGCAAGAGCGAAAAACAATCTTTACAGTGACCCGTATTGCCATATTTAACGTGGACGGTGGGCCAAATTACGATTATCCTTGGTGA
- a CDS encoding uncharacterized protein (predicted protein), with the protein MYDDEKEFFVGWESRVIDLHVDHIASTWVLDEKLAELYHQHTAYEHHLRPRTAAAYGTFSCHELHEPSSEAIIKVFMHSAPKLLHMEQNEQDHTGPVPGGFLFYLLIQRPPGQYLNHEIFWGMAEQDRWTIRRAFKQAWLDCVSSGFKPAMSAIENLIWDAEKRKIMDCLGSSKGAAEI; encoded by the exons atgtatgatgatgagaaggagtTCTTTGTAGGCTGGGAGTCAAGGGTTATTGATCTACATGTCGACCATATTGCGAGTACTTGGGTGTTGGACGAGAAGCTGGCTGAACTCTATCACCAGCACACAGCTTACGAACATCATCTGCGTCCCAGAACAGCGGCCGCCTATGGTACTTTCAGCTGCCACGAGTTGCATGAGCCATCATCTGAAGCGATAATCAAGGTTTTCATGCA CTCTGCCCCAAAACTGCTACACATGGAGCAAAACGAACAGGATCACACGGGCCCAGTTCCGGGcggttttctcttctatctccTGATCCAACGCCCCCCGGGACAGTACCTGAACCATGAGATCTTCTGGGGCATGGCCGAACAAGATAGATGGACAATCCGACGCGCATTCAAGCAAGCCTGGTT GGATTGCGTGAGCTCAGGCTTCAAGCCGGCAATGTCAGCCATCGAGAATCTCATCTGGGATGCTGAAAAACGCAAGAT AATGGATTGCCTGGGGTCTAGCAAAGGTGCCGCGGAAATATAA
- a CDS encoding uncharacterized protein (predicted protein) produces the protein MKAPEYLAPLREELAAALKQTDNAWSFDIFKHTPKLESFTKECLRVFTPSGIIEIMREKRSEDLETQIIQGLQFDSLQLPQDLLWDDAGQILFDDLCNSSVYYLTRKEKEILHKYSSDMVATIPEGSALIELGCGSLRKSGIILSALEKSKKAVTYYALDVSQESLQNGLAHLHKGLGPLDHVELRGLWGTYEDGIAWVADQGPMNAYTSITFLWMGNSMTNMHLAQTQSLLSRMSDTCASSGIRCQFLVSADGCTAEDTVMAAYSTESQPFRDFMLNGLQSANRILGQDVFCSSNWTFGTVFDRTRHEVQMFYTPTHDVSIYINSERRKISKGEKVAVVTSGKWPEPYFRSIVEGIGLQVLDLWTDSDQVYSSFRQRISQKEQRWWDLSSNEYGHVFPDIESICLC, from the exons ATGAAGGCTCCTGAGTATTTAGCTCCTCTGAGAGAAGAACTCGCGGCTGCCCTAAAACAAACCGATAATGCATGGAGCTTTGACATTTTCAAGCACACCCCTAAGCTTGAGAGCTTTACTAAGGAGTGTCTCCGTGTTTTTACGCCTTCAGGAA TCATCGAGATCATGAGAGAGAAGCGATCGGAGGATCTAGAAACGCAGATCATTCAAGGTCTTCAATTTGACAGTCTTCAACTGCCTCAGGACTTGTTGTGGGACGATGCTGGGCAGATACTATTTGACGATTTATGCAATTCCTCGGTCTACTACCTTacaaggaaggagaaagaaatcctgCATAAATATTCGTCTGACATGGTTGCCACAATACCAGAGGGAAGTGCGCTCATTGAGCTGGGTTGTGG GAGCTTGCGGAAATCCGGAATTATATTGTCCGCTTTGGaaaaaagcaagaaggcAGTAACGTACTACGCCCTGGATGTGTCCCAGGAGTCTCTGCAGAATGGTCTAGCCCATCTCCATAAGGGCCTTGGCCCCCTTGATCATGTTGAGTTGCGAGGGCTCTGGGGCACATACGAAGACGGCATAGCGTGGGTTGCAGATCAAGGCCCTATGAACGCGTACACAAGTATCACCTTTCTCTGGATGGGAAACAGCATGACCAATATGCATCTCGCCCAAACCCAGTCACTGCTCTCTCGCATGAGTGATACATGTGCTAGCTCAGGTATCCGATGCCAGTTTCTGGTATCGGCCGATGGGTGCACAGCCGAGGATACAGTGATGGCTGCTTATAGCACGGAGTCTCAACCGTTTAGAGACTTTATGTTAAATGGGCTGCAGTCCGCAAACCGCATTCTAGGGCAGGATGTTTTCTGCTCTTCTAATTGGACATTTGGCACTGTTTTCGACCGTACGCGACACGAGGTCCAAATGTTTTACACCCCCACTCATGATGTTAGCATCTACATCAATTCGGAACGGCGCAAAATCAGCAAGGGAGAGAAAGTTGCAGTTGTAACTAGCGGGAAATGGCCTGAGCCCTACTTCCGGTCAATAGTTGAAGGCATTGGTCTGCAGGTGCTTGACCTGTGGACGGACAGCGACCAGGTCTACT CATCTTTTCGACAGAGGATAAGTCAGAAAGAGCAGAGGTGGTGGGACTTATCATCAAATGAATATGGCCATGTCTTCCCTGACATAGAGAGTATCTGCCTCTGCTAG